A genomic window from Gossypium hirsutum isolate 1008001.06 chromosome D12, Gossypium_hirsutum_v2.1, whole genome shotgun sequence includes:
- the LOC121224392 gene encoding 60S ribosomal protein L36-2, which translates to MATKQPNTGLFVGLNKGHVVTKKELAPRPSNRKGKTSKRVHFVRNLIREVAGFAPYEKRITELLKVGKDKRALKVAKRKLGTHKRAKKKREEMSSVLRKMRAHGGGAEKKK; encoded by the exons ATGGCTACCAAGCAGCCAAATACTGGCCTCTTTGTAGGACTGAACAAGGGCCATGTTGTAACCAAGAAGGAGTTGGCACCACGCCCCTCTAATCGGAAAGGA aAAACGAGCAAAAGAGTCCATTTCGTGAGGAACTTGATCAGGGAAGTTGCTGGTTTTGCACCGTATGAGAAGAGGATCACCGAGCTTTTGAAGGTCGGTAAGGACAAGCGAGCTCTCAAGGTAGCTAAAAGAAAGTTGGGAACTCACAAAAGGGCAAAGAAGAAGCGTGAAGAGATGTCCAGCGTTCTCCGCAAGATGAG AGCCCACGGTGGAGGTGcagaaaagaagaaataa